CCAGTTCAACGGCCACGCCACGGCGATCAGGGCCAGACCAAGCCAGCCGTGGCGGGGGAAGGAGGGTGAGGTGCGATATGCGGTGTGCGATGTGCGGGGCTCGGCCTGCGATGTGTCATGTGAGGAATGCAAAGTGTCGGAGGTCATCGGGCCGTTCTCCCAAAAGGGGGTTGGCTTGGAGGAGAGATGAAACAAACACCCGCGTTCATCTGTCTTATCCGTGCCCATCCGTGGGCGATTTCTCCTTGCCGCGGCGGGCCCCAAATCCTCTATCCTGATTCGTGCCTTTCCGTGAACATCCGTGTCACCCGTGATCGATTACCGCGGCTTCTCGTAGAGTTCCACCAGCACGCCAAAGGCGCTTTTGGGGTGGATGAAGGCGTAGCGCACCCCGTTTTCTTTCGCCACCGGTTCCGGGTTGATAAGTTGCACGCCTCGCTCCTTGAGGCGCTGCAACATGGCGTCCAGGTCGTCCACTTCCAGGCAGATATGGTGCATCCCTGGCCCGCGTTTGGACAGGTAGCGCGCAACGCCGCTTGCTTCATCGGTGGGCTGCACCAGTTCGATTTCGCCGTTTTCCAGGGGGAGGAAGGCGATGGCCGAGCGCTCGCGGGGCACTTCAGCCACTTCGCTCACCTCCAGCCC
The DNA window shown above is from Anaerolineae bacterium and carries:
- the mce gene encoding methylmalonyl-CoA epimerase; the protein is MSPVRRLDHLAIVVTDIEEALAFWRDALGLEVSEVAEVPRERSAIAFLPLENGEIELVQPTDEASGVARYLSKRGPGMHHICLEVDDLDAMLQRLKERGVQLINPEPVAKENGVRYAFIHPKSAFGVLVELYEKPR